The DNA region ACCTTCAATGCCAATAGGGAGGGGTTCGTCGTATTTAACATATAAATAACCGAAAAACAGTAAGCTGGGCAGTGTGAAAAAGATAACTACACCAGCAATAATTTTCAATGTTTTTTTTGTTTTTTTACCCATTATTCTTCTTCGATACTATAGTAAAAGAACGCCTAAATTATTAAATATGATACGTTAAGAAAAAGAAAATCGCTAAAAACCGATGGCTGTATCATCCCCTCGATAATCGGCACCACCCTCGTACGTGTCGTCCTCTAAAACCAGTATTCCATCGACACGCCCAATTACTGGGGCATGCTCTTCTTTAATGGAATACCCTTTTTCTTTGAGTTGTTCAATGATATTTTTGCTGAACGAATAGGGCTCCATCCGAATATAATCGGGCAGCCATTGGTGATGGAACCGAGGCGCATTAACGGCCTCTTGCATGCCCATGTCAAATTCGTGGACATTTAAAATGGTCTGCAACACCGAAGTGATGATGGTGGAGCCTCCAGGTGTGCCTACCGACATGTAAAACTTTCCGTTTTTTTCAACAATGGTGGGTGTCATGGCACTGAGCATGCGCTTTTCGGGAGCGATGCTGTTAGCTTCGGCACCAATTAACCCAAACATATTGGGATGGCCGGGTTTACTACTAAAATCGTCCATTTCGTTATTGAGGAAAAAACCAAGTTCGGGGCAATAGAGTTTTGAACCATAGGCCCCGTTCAGTGTCGTTGTTGCGGCTATGGCATTCCCAAAGGTGTCAACGATGGAGTAGTGGGTGGTTTCATCACTTTCAATAATTTCGATGTTGCCGTGTGAAATCGCTTTGGAATCGGTAGCTTTTTCAAATGAAAAATCGGCCATACGTTGGCTTAAATAGGATTCGTCAATCAAAGCTTTTTCAGGAATCTCAACAAAATCGGGGTCGCCCAAATAAAAGCTGCGGTCGGCAAATGCCCGTCTTTCGGCTTCGGTAATCACTTGAATGTATTTTAGTGAATTGTGATCGTATTCATCCAAGGGAAAAGGTTCCACCATTTTCATAATCTGTCCCAAACAAATACCGCCACTGGAGGGCGGGGGTACCGAATAAATGGTTAAATCGTCATAAGTAAAACGAATGCAGTTCCGCCATTTGGCTTCATATTTTTCTAGGTCTTCTAAGGTGATGATGCCTCCGTTTGCCCGAATAAAATGAACTAAAGTTTTGGCCGTTTCGCCTTTATAGAATTCATCACGACCGTTTTTTAAAATCCGTTCCAAAGTTTGAGCTAAAACGGGATATTTAATGGAGTCGTTAACTTTCCAATTTTTATCAAATGGAATGGAATCTGGGTTCACTTTTGGGAATAGTGGTTGGTATTCTTTTATTCTTTTGGACTGTTTTTCAGTAACAATAACACCTTTGTAAGCGAGGTCGATTACTGGTTTTAAAATGGTTTCCATGGGAAGCGACCCGAATTTTTCATGAACGGCAAACACGCCGGCCACCGTTCCGGGAACCCCCACAGCCATGGCGCCAAGTGTGCTTTTATCGTGAATGACGTTTCCGTTTTCATCCAAATACATATTTTTTGTGGCGGCCAAAGGGGCTTTTTCGCGGTAATCCAAAACGCCCGTTTCGCCGTTGGATTTTCTGTATACCATAAAACCGCCGCCGCCCAGATTGCCGGCATAGGGGTAGGCCACGGCCAAGGCCAGCTCGGTGGCTATCATGGCATCAAACGCATTGCCGCCCTGTTGCAATATATCAACCCCAATTTTGGAAGCCTCGGCCCGCGCCGATACTACCATGGCATGTTTTGCAATGACTCCTTTTTTGGGCTGGGTTTCAGGTTTCTTCTTGCAGGAAATGAAACAACATAAAATAGATAGAATCAGAAAGCAATATCGGGTCATAAAATCTCATTTAAATCGTGTAGTTTTTCTTTTGAAAACGCAATGAGTTCATCAAAAAACGTGGAGAATTCGCATTCAAATTCAGTATAAAACTCTTCCAGTTCTACAACAGCCTCATTCATGCCCGAACGGTGTTTGGTGCGTTGGTTCATGCCATCTAAAACTTTTGCTATGCCTTCAATCGATTTATAATTCAGCAACCAGTTATCGGCCAGCATGTACGGCATCATTTTTTGAATCCGAAGCGGAAGGATTTCATAATAGGTTTCCAAAGATTCGTAAAACGCCTCAACATATTCAGCCAAAGGAACGGCCGAATATTTATGCCAATTTTTGGCCAAAAAATGGTCGTACAGAATGTCTACAATAATCCCAGAATAATGTCCGTATTTACTGTGCAATCGCTTGGTGCTTTGCCTTACTGTTTCATGGGCATCGGTGTAAGTGTCTATAAAACGGTGCAGCAAAATGCCCACTTGAATGTTTTTGGGGTATTTTTTGTATTTTTTTCCTTTTATGCCATCTGCGATAAAATTTCCAATAGTCACTAAATCATTGTCACCAGAAAGGTAAATATGGGCAAGGTAGTTCATGGTTGAAATTTACGAATTCCATTTTAAGAAAACCCGTTTTGAAATGCTATATTTGTCTGGAAATTTTATAAACTAAAACTGACTTTATGACTCTTATAAAATCTATTTCGGGAATTCGAGGTACTATTGGCGGACAGGCCGGAGAAAATTTAACGCCCATCGATGCGGTAAAATTTGCCTCGGCTTATGGAGTTTGGCTGAAACAACAACGTGAAAAGGACAACCATAAAGTGGTGGTAGGCCGCGATGCCCGTATTTCAGGAAAAATGATTCAAAACCTGGTGATGAACACTTTGGTGGGAATGGGCATTGATGTGGTTGATGTGGGGCTATCTACAACGCCAACCGTTGAAGTGGCCGTACCTATGGAGCATGCCGATGGCGGAATTATTCTAACGGCCAGTCACAACCCAAAACAATGGAACGCCCTGAAACTTTTAAATGAAAAAGGCGAGTTTTTGGATGCGGTTGAAGGAGGGAAAATCCTTGAAATAGCTGAAAGTGGCGCTATAGATTTTGCCGATGTGGATAGTTTAGGAAAGGTTACCAAAAATAAAGCTTACATCGATTTGCATATTATTGAAGTGCTCGATTTGGATTTGGTAAGCGTAAAGGCTATTGAAGAAGCCAATTTCAGAGTGGTGGTTGATGGTGTAAATTCTACAGGAGGCATCGCTGTTCCGTTATTATTGGAGCGTTTAGGTGTGGAAGTGGTTAAAATCCACTGCGAGCCCAATGGCCACTTTCCACATAATCCAGAGCCTTTAAAGGAACATCTAACGGATTTATCGGAAGCCGTGAAAAAACATAAAGCTGATTTCGGAATTGTTGTGGATCCAGATGTAGACCGTTTGGCTTTTATGGATGAAAATGGTGAAATGTTTGGCGAAGAATATACCTTAGTGGCCTGTGCCGATTATGTTTTAAGCCGTACACCGGGCAATACGGTGAGCAATATGAGCTCCACGCGTGCCCTGCGAGACGTTACAGAAAAGCACGGTGGCACTTACGAAGCTAGTGCCGTTGGGGAGGTTAACGTAGTTAAGTTGATGAAGAAGAACAATGTGGTTATTGGTGGAGAAGGCAATGGCGGTATCATATATCCAGCGTCCCACTATGGGCGAGATGCCTTGGTAGGCGTGGCTTTGTTTTTAAGCCTATTGGCCGAAAAAAATATGAGTGTTAGCGAGCTAAGAAAAACTTACCCAAGCTATTTTATGGGTAAAAAGAAGATTGAGCTGACTCCCGGTTTGGATGTTGACGGTATTTTAAAAACCATTGAAGAACGCTACCAAAACGAAAAACTCACCACAATTGACGGCGTAAAAATCGATTTAGCCGAAAGTTGGGTGCATCTACGAAAAAGTAACACCGAACCCATTGTCAGAATTTATACTGAAGCGAAATCGCAAGACGAGGCCGATGCTTTGGCAGATAAATTTATTGCAGAGCTTGGAGAAATAGCCAATATTTAGAATAATATCTACAAGACTTGTTTAAAACAATATCTATAAAATCTGTTATTGTTTTTTTGAAAATTAATGTCATCCCGAAGTTCTGTTTTATGGAATTCGGGATGATTTTTTTTACCAATTAGAAAAACTTATCTTCACAATCATAAAATGTGAAATTAAAAACTTCATTCTTTTTGAAGTTCAATATGTCTATGAAAAAACTAGCATTACACTGGAAAATTATTACAGGAATGGTTCTCGGGATCATTTTTGGTTTTATCATGAATACCGTTGATGGCGGAAAGGGTTTTGTAACTGATTGGATCTCACCCTTCGGTACCATTTTTATTAATCTTTTAAAACTCATTGCCGTACCGTTGATTTTGGCATCGTTAATTAAAGGGATTTCAGATTTAAAGGATATTTCAAAAATAAAATCGATGGGGCTGCGCACCATATCTATTTATATATGTACCACCGTGGTGGCGATTGTTATTGGTTTGGGTATTGTAAATACGGTTAAGCCGGGCGTGGGCATGCCGCAGGATACCATTGAAAAGATAAAACTGAAATACGAAAACGATGCCGGCGTTACTGATAAGTTGGCCAAAGCAACCGCGCAAAAAGATGCTGGGCCACTGCAGGCATTGGTTGATATTTTTCCGAGTAACATTTTTCAATCGTTTGCTGAGGCTTCTATGCTTCAGGTGATATTTTTCGCTTTGTTTGTGGGGATTTGTTTGTTATTGATTGGAGAAAAAAAGGCCAAACCTTTAATCGATTTTTTCGATTCGCTCAATGAAGTGGTTATGAAAATGGTCGATTTAATCATGCTTTTTGCTCCCTATGCCGTTTTCGCTCTGCTAGCCAACGTTATTATTGCATTTGATGATACCGAAATTTTAGTCAAACTACTTTATTATGCACTTTGCGTTGTGGGCGGACTCATTTTAATGATTTGCTTTTACTTGGTTATGGTGAGTGTTTACACGAAAAAATCGCCATTATGGTTTTTACAGCAGTTAAGTCCTGCGCAATTATTGGCGTTTTCAACCAGTAGTAGTGCGGCCACATTGCCCGTTACCATGGAGCGCGTTGAGGAACATATTGGTGTCGATAAAGAAGTGTCTGGTTTTGTGTTGCCCGTAGGCGCTACAGTAAATATGGACGGCACTAGTTTGTACCAGGGCATAGCTGCTGTTTTTATTATGCAGGTTATTTGGCCAGAAGGTTTAACTTTTACGAACCAAATGGTTATTGTTCTAACGGCGTTGCTGGCCTCTATTGGTAGTGCGGCGGTACCGAGTGCGGGTATGGTGATGCTCGTTATCGTGTTGGAATCGATTGGGTTTCCGGCGGAATTGTTGCCGATAGGCTTGGCACTTATTTTTGCCGTTGATAGGCCTTTGGATATGTGCCGTACCGTAGTAAATGTAACCGGCGATGCCACTGTATCGATGATGGTGGCCAAATCGTTGGATAAATTGCACGATCCCAAACCCAAGGAGTGGGACGATAATTACGAGGAAGTGAAGTAAGAAATAAACAGAGAACAAGTTTTTATAGAAAACTTTGTGAATCGTGTACCCTGAGCATTGATTGAAAAGAAACAATATTTTCTTTCAAATCACCTTAGAAAGCAAGTCGAAGGGTCTTTTAAACTATTAACTTTTGAATTATGAAACTAAAATCGCCCATAGTTTCCGTTGAATGGCTGAAAGAAAATTTGGAGGCCGAAATTTTAATCGTGTTGGATGGCACCATCAATAAAACCTTTGATGCTTCCCAAAACCAGATTTTGAATGCCCGTTTTTTTGACATCAAACAGAAGTTTAGCAATCTGGACGACCCGTTCCCCAGTACGTTTCCTTCCGCAAAACAATTTCAAACTGAAGCCAGAAATTTAGGAATTAACAATAATAGCGCGATTGTGGTTTATGACGACAAAGGAATTTATTCGAGTGCTCGGGTTTGGTGGCTGTTCAAATCCTTTGGTTTTGATAATGTAGCCGTCCTTAATGGTGGGTTTCCGGCTTGGAAGGATGCGAATGGAGCTATTGAAAATATGAAGCCCTACAATGGTAAAAACGGTGATTTCATTGCTCAATTACGTCCAGAAACGATGCTGTTTTTTGAAGACATGAAAGTGGCTTCGAAAAATAAAACGCACACCATAATCGATGCACGTTCTTCGGGACGTTTTAATTGTGTAGAACCCGAACCCCGAGAAGGTTTACTTATGGGTACGATTCCTAATTCGGTAAATTTGCCCTATACCGATTTGCTTGAAAACGGATTATTAAAACCGAAAGAAACCTTGGAAAAAGTCTTTTCACCTCTAGCCAAAGAAAAAGAAACTACCATTGTTTTTTCTTGCGGATCGGGCATTACAGCCTGTGTTTTAGCGCTGGGTGCCGAAATTGCTGGTTATAATAACATATCGGTTTACGATGGTTCTTGGACGGAGTGGGGCAGTTTGGTAAAAGAATGAGGCCCAATAGGTTCAAAATTAGGCCTCGTTAAAAAAACTGCTTACAAATTTATCGATTTATATTTTGGATATTTCAAGCTGTACGCGAACTTATATATCTTTGTTTCACTGGGTATTATTTTTACCTTCCATTTAAGCAATCCTTTTTTGGAATCGTAATCGCAATCGTCATACTCTATATCATCAACTTTTATGTCCTTGTTTTGGCTTATCGGAATTCTATCCATAATGGTTAAATCTATCGACGATTTTTTGTTGTTCTTAAGTTCAATTTCATAAGCTTTATTCACTATTTTATTGCTTCCTATTGTATTCACTTTTTTGAAATTATTGGTAGCCTTGCGTTTTATGTTGATGTTTGGGTCTATACCAAGTGAAACGGTTAAACTATCGGTTGTGGCATAAGGGTTTATGCTTGTTTTTCCGGAATAGCTGCCTTCAAAATAAATGTTAGCTTCGCCGGGCAGAAGGTTGTATTGTTGCCATTCGCCAATTTTAGCTGTTAAGAATACGTTTTCATTTACAATAGGTGCGGCAAAATAAGAATAAGTGGCGGGCACTTCAAAATGATCGATTTCAATTACTGAAACATCGCCGTCAGAAGGAATGGTTTGCTGTTTTTGTATTTCAAAATTGGTGTTGCTTATGCCTTCAAGAATAAGATCGCCAGTTGCGGTTTTGGTTTCTTTTTCCTTTTTATAATTATTGTAATTTTCATTAATTCTAATTGAAGAAACACTTCCAGTTACATCACTTTTTTTCTGTGTAGCATAACCAACCACAACCACTTCATCAAGAGCAGAAACATCTTCCTCCAAATTCAAATTAATAATGCTGGAGTGTATGGGTAAACTTTCGCTTTTAAAACCCACATACGAAAATACCAATGCCTTACCGCCATTGGTTTGTATGGAATAGGCGCCATCAAAATCTGTGGTAGTTCCTCTGCTAGTGCCTTTAACAAGAACATTTGCACCAGGAAGAGGGACGCCCGAAGCATCGGTAACAATGCCACTTACAGTTTGTATAAACGGATTGTATTGGTAATTGTATTTTTTTACAGTGTTCTCGCTTTGGTAATAACCGCTCGTAAAATTTAAATATTTAGGGTTTAATTCGGGTTTTAAGTTGTTGGTGTGTGGGTCGTTAGTGGATAGCGTAAGCTTAATGCCCTCCCAATTGGTGCCCGTATTTTGATACACATGGGCTTTGTACGCCAATTTTAAGGGCTTGTTTATATCTTGGGCTTTTAGGTCGTACACCGGAAACCAACCGGCATTGGTAACATTGTACTTAATGGTCAAGTTTAGTTGAACGGCGTTTGCGGTGTTAAGTTTGAGCTTTATCTCGCCGGTTTGCACTTTGTCGTCAACATTCAGTTCTCTCAATTGGTTTTTAATTTCGTTAATTTCAACATCCAATTCGCGTTTCTTTTTAACCGATTTATGTATGGCGTTTTTTATTTCGGTAACCCGTTTTCTGTAATAAGCCGTAAACTCCTTTAGTTTTTCGAGGTTGACTACTTGATTGTTGTTTCCCAATTGTCGGTTTTCAGTGATGATGTTCAGCTCTTCTTCATAGCCGGAAATTAAATCGTTTTCAAGCTGAATGAGGTCGTTGAGCGTTTTGATTTTATCTTGAAACGCTTCAATATCTTCAGCTTTGTCCTGTTTGGTAATGTAGTTTATACCGTAATTTATGGAAATAATGGAAGCATTTTTTAAACCTGAAACCTGAATGCTGTTTTCTTGAATATAAGGTGAAAGCTTTCCAAATGTGAATTGGGTAGTGCCAATAGGTAGAGTAATATTGGCGGTTCTGGTAATTTCGGCACCATTTACAAATACAGTAACGTCTTTTACCGTTGAGGGAATAGGCTTGGTGTTGCTAGAAAAGGAAATGGTGTGGCTTAGTAGAAAAAGAAGAATAAAATATTTCATGACGCTGAGTTATTAAGTTTACTGTAAAACTATTTAAACCCTGAACGAATGAAAATAAGCAATGAGCAAACACGCCTAAAATGAAGGTTAATGGGGTGTTTGGTTTAGAGAAGTTAGGATTTAGTCTAAAAACTTGCTTTTCAATTCTGGGGTCGGGATCATGCAGGCTTCTTGTTTGCCATACCATTTGTATCGGTTTTTGGCAATAAAATCGTAAACCCAATTTCTAATAAAGGTAGGTACAATGAAAAATACACCCATTAAATTTCTGGGGAAGCCTAATTTCAAGGCAATTTTTAATGCTGCAGTGCTTTTGTAGTCAATACCTTTTTCGGGACTGTAAAGTAAAACAGAATCGGTTTTTGAGGTATCGATGTTGAATTTTTTAATAATTTCTTTACCGGTATCGCTTTGTAATGCTGTAAACAAAAATAAATTGTTTTTATCGTGTTTTATAACATATTGCACGCTACTGTTGCACAGGTTGCAAACACCATCAAAAAGGATTAAGTTCTTGTTTTTTGGGATGTTTATCATAGTAATATGTTATTACGAGGTAGGAATGACCGAAGTAATCTTTTGAATTATAACTAAAATTAAACAGATTGCTAGACCTTAAAGGTCTAGCAATGACTGCACAAAGATACAGTATTACAAACTATTTAAAAAGCCCGTTAAGTCGGTTTCCTTATCGAGTTTAAGTTTTTTCTTCAGGCGGTATTTACTTTTTAACACACTGTCAGGTAGTACGTTGAGCATTGATGCGATTTCCTTTGTGGACAGGTTCATCCGTAAAAAGGAGGCCAGCCTGATTTCCTTTTCAGAAATTTCGGGATAAACTTCCTTTAGTTTCATATCGAAATTATTGTGCACTTCGGTAAAGTACGATTTAAAAACTTCCCAGTCTTTGTCCTCGGCACTTTCCTTTTTCAGAAGCATTACCAGTCGCCTAAATTCAATTTTGAACAGTTCGGGCGATTGTTTTATTTTTTCGAGATTGTCCTTCAGTTCTTGGATAAAGGTGTTCTTTTGCACCAAATGAAGTGTTTGTGAGGCCAGTTCCTTCTTTTTGAAGGCTATTTCCTGTTTGTAGATTTCTTCCTGTTTTTCACGTT from Tamlana crocina includes:
- the ggt gene encoding gamma-glutamyltransferase → MTRYCFLILSILCCFISCKKKPETQPKKGVIAKHAMVVSARAEASKIGVDILQQGGNAFDAMIATELALAVAYPYAGNLGGGGFMVYRKSNGETGVLDYREKAPLAATKNMYLDENGNVIHDKSTLGAMAVGVPGTVAGVFAVHEKFGSLPMETILKPVIDLAYKGVIVTEKQSKRIKEYQPLFPKVNPDSIPFDKNWKVNDSIKYPVLAQTLERILKNGRDEFYKGETAKTLVHFIRANGGIITLEDLEKYEAKWRNCIRFTYDDLTIYSVPPPSSGGICLGQIMKMVEPFPLDEYDHNSLKYIQVITEAERRAFADRSFYLGDPDFVEIPEKALIDESYLSQRMADFSFEKATDSKAISHGNIEIIESDETTHYSIVDTFGNAIAATTTLNGAYGSKLYCPELGFFLNNEMDDFSSKPGHPNMFGLIGAEANSIAPEKRMLSAMTPTIVEKNGKFYMSVGTPGGSTIITSVLQTILNVHEFDMGMQEAVNAPRFHHQWLPDYIRMEPYSFSKNIIEQLKEKGYSIKEEHAPVIGRVDGILVLEDDTYEGGADYRGDDTAIGF
- a CDS encoding acyl carrier protein phosphodiesterase, producing MNYLAHIYLSGDNDLVTIGNFIADGIKGKKYKKYPKNIQVGILLHRFIDTYTDAHETVRQSTKRLHSKYGHYSGIIVDILYDHFLAKNWHKYSAVPLAEYVEAFYESLETYYEILPLRIQKMMPYMLADNWLLNYKSIEGIAKVLDGMNQRTKHRSGMNEAVVELEEFYTEFECEFSTFFDELIAFSKEKLHDLNEIL
- the glmM gene encoding phosphoglucosamine mutase produces the protein MTLIKSISGIRGTIGGQAGENLTPIDAVKFASAYGVWLKQQREKDNHKVVVGRDARISGKMIQNLVMNTLVGMGIDVVDVGLSTTPTVEVAVPMEHADGGIILTASHNPKQWNALKLLNEKGEFLDAVEGGKILEIAESGAIDFADVDSLGKVTKNKAYIDLHIIEVLDLDLVSVKAIEEANFRVVVDGVNSTGGIAVPLLLERLGVEVVKIHCEPNGHFPHNPEPLKEHLTDLSEAVKKHKADFGIVVDPDVDRLAFMDENGEMFGEEYTLVACADYVLSRTPGNTVSNMSSTRALRDVTEKHGGTYEASAVGEVNVVKLMKKNNVVIGGEGNGGIIYPASHYGRDALVGVALFLSLLAEKNMSVSELRKTYPSYFMGKKKIELTPGLDVDGILKTIEERYQNEKLTTIDGVKIDLAESWVHLRKSNTEPIVRIYTEAKSQDEADALADKFIAELGEIANI
- a CDS encoding dicarboxylate/amino acid:cation symporter; its protein translation is MKKLALHWKIITGMVLGIIFGFIMNTVDGGKGFVTDWISPFGTIFINLLKLIAVPLILASLIKGISDLKDISKIKSMGLRTISIYICTTVVAIVIGLGIVNTVKPGVGMPQDTIEKIKLKYENDAGVTDKLAKATAQKDAGPLQALVDIFPSNIFQSFAEASMLQVIFFALFVGICLLLIGEKKAKPLIDFFDSLNEVVMKMVDLIMLFAPYAVFALLANVIIAFDDTEILVKLLYYALCVVGGLILMICFYLVMVSVYTKKSPLWFLQQLSPAQLLAFSTSSSAATLPVTMERVEEHIGVDKEVSGFVLPVGATVNMDGTSLYQGIAAVFIMQVIWPEGLTFTNQMVIVLTALLASIGSAAVPSAGMVMLVIVLESIGFPAELLPIGLALIFAVDRPLDMCRTVVNVTGDATVSMMVAKSLDKLHDPKPKEWDDNYEEVK
- a CDS encoding sulfurtransferase, whose product is MKLKSPIVSVEWLKENLEAEILIVLDGTINKTFDASQNQILNARFFDIKQKFSNLDDPFPSTFPSAKQFQTEARNLGINNNSAIVVYDDKGIYSSARVWWLFKSFGFDNVAVLNGGFPAWKDANGAIENMKPYNGKNGDFIAQLRPETMLFFEDMKVASKNKTHTIIDARSSGRFNCVEPEPREGLLMGTIPNSVNLPYTDLLENGLLKPKETLEKVFSPLAKEKETTIVFSCGSGITACVLALGAEIAGYNNISVYDGSWTEWGSLVKE
- a CDS encoding mucoidy inhibitor MuiA family protein, with product MKYFILLFLLSHTISFSSNTKPIPSTVKDVTVFVNGAEITRTANITLPIGTTQFTFGKLSPYIQENSIQVSGLKNASIISINYGINYITKQDKAEDIEAFQDKIKTLNDLIQLENDLISGYEEELNIITENRQLGNNNQVVNLEKLKEFTAYYRKRVTEIKNAIHKSVKKKRELDVEINEIKNQLRELNVDDKVQTGEIKLKLNTANAVQLNLTIKYNVTNAGWFPVYDLKAQDINKPLKLAYKAHVYQNTGTNWEGIKLTLSTNDPHTNNLKPELNPKYLNFTSGYYQSENTVKKYNYQYNPFIQTVSGIVTDASGVPLPGANVLVKGTSRGTTTDFDGAYSIQTNGGKALVFSYVGFKSESLPIHSSIINLNLEEDVSALDEVVVVGYATQKKSDVTGSVSSIRINENYNNYKKEKETKTATGDLILEGISNTNFEIQKQQTIPSDGDVSVIEIDHFEVPATYSYFAAPIVNENVFLTAKIGEWQQYNLLPGEANIYFEGSYSGKTSINPYATTDSLTVSLGIDPNINIKRKATNNFKKVNTIGSNKIVNKAYEIELKNNKKSSIDLTIMDRIPISQNKDIKVDDIEYDDCDYDSKKGLLKWKVKIIPSETKIYKFAYSLKYPKYKSINL
- a CDS encoding DCC1-like thiol-disulfide oxidoreductase family protein, producing the protein MINIPKNKNLILFDGVCNLCNSSVQYVIKHDKNNLFLFTALQSDTGKEIIKKFNIDTSKTDSVLLYSPEKGIDYKSTAALKIALKLGFPRNLMGVFFIVPTFIRNWVYDFIAKNRYKWYGKQEACMIPTPELKSKFLD